A section of the Carassius carassius chromosome 17, fCarCar2.1, whole genome shotgun sequence genome encodes:
- the znfx1 gene encoding NFX1-type zinc finger-containing protein 1 yields the protein MVYPRGGGGQHRGRGGSSAPQRRDGSVPGQRQASRSPSRSRGGRGGGGGRGGGERRGRGHQQASGSTNSQRERRPDEKVQGGGGDGRGRGQRRRDNQHHHQEKPSGNNTHRPVIRGGLTNSSLHSLGFGRPVQGLMYQHYVNYLLPAPCHPESMGHQQASGSMTDGRVGPQGEEPQRGRVEAQRGRGGNGRGRGRGRDGTPEVRKLGYKTLEGLLEKEASEVAITLSSSTGLKNLLDDNMMRSDLVQLVCQVLCKAFESRIDRKIVLHLVGIVKDSPFFQYGLPYHVNGMMSDNVQARREQYPQHLSNIISLLSEVVNMFPHSSIQSVSMLVALLKRTVNQLRASGVDILHNTDEDLEKVQGLVDHLQEKSREGTLRSDNYSFLAPDEDAPPGEEDFRTMSIYPTIEEFHLDQKPFLRPNIMSQSFPNARIYLDTHFRLLREDFVRPLRDGVRELLRVQHSETVDGIPMKKRRFDDIRVYHDTRLILPLCTSTGIAYKVQFNSRLLEFVRWENSKRLLYGSLVCLSMDNFETFLFATVTDRDPKLLKQGQVHLCFSSDSRARLASVQPSDSFLMVETTAYFEAYRYVLEGLKEQNENDVPFQRYIVECNTDVDPPAYLWVEGRSYDLSSIMAEGKEKIPPFNPLTPHAWPDEEQMGLDESQLEALKLALTNELAIIQGPPGTGKTYVGLKIARALLENHEAWSNGCPMLVVCYTNHALDQFLEGIHGFLKEGIVRVGGRSNSETLKPFGLRELTRASNFRKNLPQHLRRAHHDIYTQMEAAQELLRRQSVQLECSLRGVLKEDFLEKYINPQHWDSLCLQPVLDGFESVGKKKPSMIAEWLGIGFSGFLQGPQPTDGAEAADEDGAQLEEEELIDIDEEADLIQAERIVVDAEHGDKDWKKLRREEKNIADMAELMLATNLNDAEPQEPAQNQTQNQTEEEEWQIQGHQKRKMKHMAKKELRKTSAMSEEEERQISNVWILSLKDRWRLYRLWVLRYRSDLRTKALASEQDYQDAAERLNEIRRREDLCVLQQARVVGMTTTGAAKYRQALQELQPRLVIVEEAAEVLEAHTITTLSKACQHLILIGDHQQLRPSATVYDLAKNFNLEVSMFERLVRVNFPFVRLNYQHRMRPSIARLLTPHIYETLENHPSVLEYDNVKGLLTNLFFVDHGHYEQEIKDGRSHQNPHEAQFVVALCRYLLLQGYNASQITILTTYTGQLHCLRKLMPSPKFAGVKVHVVDKYQGEENDIIILSLVRSNLQRKVGFLNISNRVCVALSRAKMGLYCIGNMEMLSSVKLWSNILHTLREQGQVGRALTLSCQNHPDKQILVSCSNDFKGAPEGGCDQPCDYRLDCGHVCTRMCHPYDAEHKKYKCTKDCPKVICELGHRCTRRCHQECGKCQVRVDKIIPSCKHNQKVPCHQDPETFVCQEPCQKTLPCGHPCKAACGVICTTQCIIKVEMQLKCGHMQEEPCHISRDHKREPNCRSKCGTTLKCGHSCPGTCYGCCQGRLHRACTHKCQETLVCSHRCREPCVRDCPPCSVRCENRCVHSVCMKTCGQPCAPCNEPCEWQCPHHSCTKLCHEPCDRPPCSVPCNNTLPCGHLCIGLCGDPCPNKCRICNKDEVTEIFFGNEDDLDACFIQLEDCKHLFETTGMDQYMNLDENQDAELDQRAIRLKDCPRCRTPIRRNLRYGTHINRSLAAIEMVKEKINGPPDEIKQKQEVLSLQLRRKENLKKHLPDNFDLLKEKLKTKDLSLQQLWHLENLMTYLESVGKLKAMQEEHMSPLMDKVLPFSRKVEEVLKFLLHPTQRFSDQQIADLERELKRLSYLAELNVRCGMSLIRTRVYSTEIQELREILEDTLPFSEGLERRVKQMFTNLDSKLPRSGLGITDEERKLILKAIGLNKGHWYKCPNGHVYAIGECGGAMEQSKCPECDAAIGGSNHNLIQGNAVATDMDGAEHAAWSDAANLANFDLQNFEE from the exons ATGGTATAtccaagaggaggaggaggacagcaCAGAGGAAGAGGAGGCTCCAGTGCCCCTCAAAGAAGAG ATGGCTCTGTGCCTGGTCAAAGACAAGCAAGCAGGTCTCCTAGTCGAagcagaggaggaagaggaggaggaggaggaagaggaggaggagaaagaagGGGTCGAGGTCACCAACAAGCCAGTGGAAGTACAAACAGCCAAAGGGAACGACGGCCAGATGAAAAAGTTCAAGGTGGAGGAGGAGATGGGAGGGGACGAGGACAGCGGAGGAGAGATAACCAGCACCATCATCAAGAAAAGCCAAGCGGGAACAACACCCACCGCCCTGTGATAAGAGGAGGCCTAACTAATTCATCTTTGCACTCTCTAGGGTTTGGGAGACCTGTTCAAGGACTCATGTATCAACATTATGTAAATTATTTACTTCCAGCTCCTTGCCATCCTGAAAGCATGGGTCACCAACAAGCCAGTGGAAGTATGACTGACGGAAGAGTTGGTCCACAAGGTGAAGAACCTCAAAGAGGAAGAGTAGAAGCTCAGAGAGGTAGAGGGGGGAAtgggagaggaagaggaagaggaagagacggcACCCCTGAAGTGCGCAAACTGGGGTATAAAACGCTTGAAGGTCTACTGGAGAAAGAAGCATCCGAGGTGGCCATCACCCTTTCATCTAGCACCGGGCTCAAGAATCTGCTTGATGACAATATGATGAGAAGCGACCTGGTGCAGCTGGTTTGTCAAGTTCTCTGCAAGGCCTTCGAGTCTCGAATTGACCGCAAGATCGTACTGCACTTAGTTGGCATCGTTAAGGACTCTCCGTTTTTCCAATACGGTCTGCCATATCATGTGAATGGAATGATGTCGGACAACGTGCAAGCTCGAAGGGAGCAGTATCCCCAACATCTGAGCAACATCATCAGCCTTCTCTCTGAAGTTGTCAACATGTTTCCTCACAGCTCTATCCAGTCAGTTTCCATGTTGGTGGCTCTTTTGAAACGCACCGTCAACCAGTTGCGTGCGTCTGGGGTGGATATTCTCCACAATACTGATGAAGACTTAGAAAAGGTGCAGGGTTTGGTGGACCATCTCCAAGAGAAATCAAGGGAAGGCACCTTGCGGTCAGATAACTACTCTTTCCTGGCACCCGATGAGGATGCCCCACCTGGGGAAGAAGACTTCAGGACCATGAGCATCTATCCAACCATTGAGGAGTTCCACCTAGACCAGAAGCCGTTCCTGAGACCCAACATAATGTCTCAAAGCTTCCCTAATGCTCGCATTTATCTAGACACACACTTCCGACTTCTGCGTGAAGATTTCGTGAGGCCGCTGAGAGATGGAGTCAGGGAGCTCCTGAGGGTCCAGCACAGTGAGACAGTCGATGGAATACCAATGAAAAAGAGGCGTTTTGATGACATCAGAGTCTACCATGACACCCGATTGATTTTGCCACTCTGCACATCAACAGGAATTGCCTACAAAGTACAGTTTAACTCACGACTTCTTGAG TTTGTCCGGTGGGAAAATTCCAAACGTTTGCTTTACGGATCCCTTGTCTGTCTCTCCATGGACAACTTCGAAACCTTCCTGTTCGCCACCGTTACCGATCGGGATCCAAAGCTACTGAAGCAGGGACAGGTGCATCTCTGTTTTTCTTCTGACAGCAGGGCCAGGTTGGCCAGTGTTCAGCCCTCGGACTCCTTCCTGATGGTCGAGACTACGGCTTACTTTGAGGCCTACCGATATGTCCTAGAAGGTCTTAAGGAGCAAAACGAGAATGATGTTCCTTTTCAAAG GTACATAGTGGAGTGCAACACAGATGTAGATCCTCCAGCTTACCTTTGGGTGGAGGGAAGGTCATATGATCTGTCTAGCATCATGGCAGAAGGAAAGGAGAAGATTCCACCCTTTAACCCCTTGACCCCACATGCCTGGCCAGATGAGGAACAAATGGGTCTTGATGAAAGCCAACTTGAAGCACTTAAACTGGCCTTAACCAATGAACTGGCCATCATACAGGGACCACCAGGAACAG GGAAGACGTATGTAGGCCTGAAGATCGCTCGGGCTTTGCTAGAGAACCATGAGGCCTGGTCCAATGGTTGTCCTATGCTGGTGGTCTGCTATACCAATCATGCTCTTGACCAGTTTCTGGAAG GCATCCATGGATTTTTAAAAGAGGGCATAGTAAGAGTTGGAGGACGAAGTAACAGTGAAACTCTAAAGCCCTTCGGTCTGAGGGAGCTAACCAGGGCATCAAACTTCCGCAAAAATCTgccacagcacctgaggagagcCCATCATGAT ATCTACACACAGATGGAGGCTGCGCAGGAGCTCTTGAGGAGACAGTCCGTGCAGCTTGAGTGCAGCTTGCGTGGCGTCCTTAAAGAAGACTTCCTGGAGAAATACATCAATCCTCAGCACTGGGACAGTCTGTGTCTACAGCCA GTGTTGGATGGATTTGAGAGTGTGGGGAAAAAGAAGCCTTCAATGATAGCGGAGTGGCTCGGCATCGGATTCTCTGGTTTTTTGCAGGGGCCACAACCAACAGATGGAGCGG AGGCGGCAGATGAAGACGGGGCACAGCTGGAGGAGGAGGAACTGATCGATATCGATGAAGAGGCGGATCTGATCCAGGCCGAGAGGATAGTGGTGGATGCAGAGCACGGGGATAAAGACTGGAAAAAGCTGAGACGAGAAGAGAAAAACATCGCTGACATGGCTGAGTTGATGCTGGCTACGAACCTGAATGATGCTGAACCACAAGAACCAGCCCAGAACCAGACTCAGAATCAGACTGAAGAAGAGGAATGGCAG ATTCAAGGCCACCAGAAGAGAAAAATGAAGCATATGGCTAAAAAAGAGCTGAGGAAGACTTCAGCTATGAGTGAGGAAGAAGAAAGACAAATCAGCAATGTGTGGATCCTCAGTCTGAAAGACAGATGGAGACTGTATCG TCTTTGGGTTTTGCGCTATCGGAGTGATCTTCGCACTAAGGCCCTCGCCTCTGAGCAGGACTATCAGGACGCAGCGGAGAGGCTCAATGAAATCCGGCGTCGTGAGGATCTGTGTGTCCTGCAACAGGCTCGGGTCGTGGGTATGACCACCACGGGAGCGGCTAAATACAGACAGGCTCTGCAGGAGCTGCAGCCCAGACTGGTGATAGTGGAGGAGGCGGCGGAGGTGTTGGAGGCACACACCATCACCACCCTCAGCAAAGCCTGCCAGCACCTCATACTGATCGGAGATCACCAACAG TTGAGGCCTAGTGCAACCGTGTACGACCTTGCGAAGAATTTCAATTTGGAAGTGTCTATGTTCGAGAGGCTTGTCAGAGTCAACTTTCCATTTGTGCGACTTAACTACCAG CATCGCATGAGGCCAAGCATTGCTCGCCTGTTGACTCCTCATATCTATGAAACTCTGGAAAACCACCCTTCTGTGCTTGAGTATGACAATGTTAAG GGGCTTTTgacaaatctcttttttgtggATCATGGTCACTATGAGCAAGAGATTAAGGATGGACGGAGCCACCAGAACCCTCATGAGGCGCAGTTTGTGGTCGCTCTTTGCCGCTATTTGCTGCTCCAGGGCTACAATGCTTCCCAGATCACCATTCTGACAACATACACCGgacagcttcactgtctgcgtaAGCTAATGCCCTCTCCGAAATTTGCTGGAGTTAAAGTCCATGTCGTTGACAAATATCAAGGGGAGGAGAACGATATTATCATATTGTCTCTGGTGCGCAGCAATCTACAGAGGAAAGTTGGCTTCCTGAACATATCAAACCGTGTATGTGTTGCCCTTTCGCGTGCTAAGATGGGTCTCTATTGTATCGGAAATATGGAAATGCTCAGCTCCGTTAAGCTGTGGAGCAACATCCTTCACACTCTGAGAGAGCAAGGACAAGTGGGTCGTGCTTTGACGCTGAGTTGTCAGAACCATCCGGATAAACAGATCCTTGTATCCTGCAGTAATGACTTCAAAGGTGCTCCTGAAGGTGGTTGCGATCAGCCCTGTGATTACCGCCTGGATTGTGGCCATGTCTGCACCCGTATGTGCCACCCATACGATGCTGAGCACAAGAAATACAAGTGCACTAAGGACTGCCCTAAGGTAATTTGTGAGCTGGGCCACAGATGTACACGTCGCTGTCACCAAGAATGCGGTAAATGCCAGGTACGTGTAGACAAGATAATTCCGTCATGCAAGCACAATCAGAAGGTGCCTTGCCACCAAGACCCTGAAACATTTGTCTGTCAAGAGCCTTGTCAAAAGACCCTCCCATGCGGCCATCCGTGCAAGGCAGCTTGTGGAGTGATCTGCACCACTCAATGCATCATAAAAGTTGAAATGCAGCTGAAATGTGGACATATGCAGGAAGAACCATGCCACATTTCCAGAGACCACAAAAGAGAGCCAAACTGTAGATCTAAATGTGGCACCACCTTGAAATGTGGCCACTCTTGCCCGGGAACTTGCTATGGATGCTGTCAAGGTCGCCTGCATAGAGCATGCACCCACAAATGCCAAGAAACCCTGGTGTGTTCTCATCGGTGTCGGGAGCCTTGTGTAAGAGATTGTCCACCATGTTCGGTTCGCTGCGAGAACCGTTGCGTCCACAGCGTCTGCATGAAGACTTGTGGTCAGCCTTGCGCCCCTTGCAATGAACCCTGCGAATGGCAGTGCCCTCACCACAGTTGTACCAAGCTGTGTCACGAACCATGTGACCGTCCGCCTTGTTCTGTTCCCTGTAACAACACCTTGCCTTGCGGACATCTTTGCATAGGTCTCTGTGGAGACCCTTGTCCCAATAAGTGTCGCATTTGCAATAAGGATGAGGTCACAGAGATCTTCTTCGGCAATGAAGATGACCTGGATGCTTGTTTCATTCAGCTTGAAGATTGCAAGCACCTGTTCGAGACTACAGGAATGGATCAGTATATGAATCTTGATGAAAACCAAGATGCTGAACTGGATCAAAGGGCGATCCGACTCAAGGATTGTCCGAGGTGTCGCACTCCCATCCGTAGAAATCTACGTTATGGCACTCACATCAACCGCAGCCTGGCAGCCATTGAGATGGTCAAGGAGAAGATCAATGGTCCGCCGGATGAGATCAAGCAAAAGCAGGAAGTCCTTAGCTTGCAACTGCGTAGGAAGGAGAATTTGAAGAAGCATCTTCCTGACAATTTTGACTTACTTAAAGAGAAGCTCAAAACAAAAGACCTTTCACTCCAACAACTTTGGCATCTCGAGAACTTGATGACCTACCTGGAGAGTGTTGGGAAACTGAAAGCAATGCAAGAAGAACACATGTCTCCCCTTATGGACAAAGTTTTGCCGTTCTCTAGGAAAGTTGAAGAAGTCTTGAAATTCCTCTTACATCCGACTCAGAGGTTTTCAGACCAGCAGATTGCAGATCTCGAACGTGAATTGAAGAGACTCTCCTACCTGGCTGAGCTCAACGTACGCTGTGGTATGTCACTGATCAGAACTCGTGTTTATAGCACAGAGATCCAGGAACTAAGAGAGATCCTAGAGGACACTTTGCCTTTCTCCGAGGGTCTAGAACGTAGAGTCAAGCAGATGTTTACAAACCTGGACTCCAAACTGCCACGCAGCGGTCTGGGTATCACTGATGAAGAGAGGAAGTTAATACTCAAAGCTATCGGTTTGAATAAAGGCCATTGGTACAAATGTCCCAATGGGCACGTGTATGCAATCGGTGAATGTGGGGGTGCGATGGAACAAAGCAAATGCCCTGAATGCGACGCTGCTATTGGAGGCTCTAATCACAATCTCATTCAGGGAAATGCTGTGGCGACTGATATGGATGGCGCAGAGCATGCTGCCTGGTCAGATGCTGCCAACTTGGCAAACTTCGACCTGCAAAACTTTGAAGAATGA